The following are from one region of the Penaeus chinensis breed Huanghai No. 1 chromosome 32, ASM1920278v2, whole genome shotgun sequence genome:
- the LOC125042726 gene encoding uncharacterized protein LOC125042726 → MRGLKNRYKIIKDNAKLSGRGSDTQWPFFEAVDEVLGRDPSVIPVANESSLMIGQPSTSAGPSEVVELPVPSPSQSQSTSSRTLSPAPSASFLPSPRSHKQRRSEEQETSQRREHVISALDKLADLVAREMLC, encoded by the exons ATGCGCGGACTAAAAAACAG atacaaaataattaaagataatgcaAAGTTAAGTGGACGAGGCAGTGACACACAATGGCCATTCTTTGAAGCAGTGGATGAGGTTCTTGGACGTGATCCTAGTGTAATACCAGTTGCAAATGAGTCGTCATTAATGATAG GTCAACCTTCGACTAGTGCTGGACCATCTGAAGTTGTGGAACTTCCagtgccatcaccatcacaatcacagtCTACCAGTTCAAGAACTCTCTCTCCAGCTCCATCAGCATCATTCCTTCCATCACCAAGATCTCATAAACAGAGGCGTTCAGAAGAACAAGAGACGTCACAGAGGAGAGAACATGTCATCTCAGCACTAGACAAATTAGCTGATCTTGTTGCTAGAGAAATGTTGTGTTAG